acgatcgcctcacagcaagaaggttgctagttcgctgggtcagttggtatttctgtgtagagtttgcatgttctctctgtttgggttttctccgggtgctccgggttcccccacaagtccaaagatgtggtataggtgaattgaaaaagctaaattgttcatagtgtatttgtgtgaatgaatgtgtatggatgtttcccagtgatgggttgcagctggaagggcattcgctgtgtaaaacatatgctggatacgttggtggttcattcccctgtggcgaccccagattaataaaaggactaagctgaaaagaaaatgaatgaatgaatgaaatcccaACACAACCTGAAAGGGGGTTCAGTAGCAGGCCTGTGAAAGGAGTACTGGACATATTCTGCCCACATTAGAAGTTGTAAAAAAAGCGTATTATTTCCTGTTATACAGAAGAATTAAATACCCAACTACTCTAGCATGTATTTTATGTGGCGTatacccttcctgctgcaaccaatGACTGAGAATACACTAACTCATGAACcgccagtgctgggaaacatctatacatttatttattcacactcatacacatatcACTCATATGCtacagccaatttggtttatCCAATTCTCCTATAatcgcaagtctttggactgtggggggaaactggggcacccagaggacccagaggaaacccacacaaacatggggaggacatgcaaactggCCGATctacttgaaccagcaactttcttgctgtgaaacaATGCCCCTGCAGAAGACATAAAGTACATGAGATGCCAGGATGTTTGTGGGATAAATGTCTTGTTGGATGGGCAGTTGGTTGTGGTCGGTTGTTGAGTTTGGGCATGTGAGAGTTAAATTGTTGAAATTGTTGTGTAGAATGTTTACATTGTTAGTCCAGGGGTTGGTCCATGGGTCTGCAGCATTGTGATTGCATGAAAAGAAGGCACTGGGATCAAGTTTGACAGGTAAGCCAGCATTTGGGATATAACCGCTCCAATTCCTGTGTTGGAAACATCAGTCTTCACTGCaattagcttttctgcatctgtaTGGCATAATAAGTCATCTGTATGACTAGCGtgtggattttggccactttaaacaatatttaagcACTGAAATGCCCCACAAGGCTCAGTGCTCTGActgtttctacactgtaaaacctcaAATGTTTAACcaaaaggtaactcaaaccatttgaggaaaccgattgcaacaagccatttacgttcaaaaactaattctaatgagtactgtgaacttaatccatttgagtaaatgaagcaatttgagcaccgtaaaacccaataaatgaagagaagtcaaactaactgagtactgtaaaactcaataagttaaggcaactcaaaccgtttgagaaaaccgattgttaaaaaccatttgagttaaaaaaaaactattctataTAAgtacttacttcatttaagttgaagttatgcggtatttaattaacttattaccttcaacagtgagttcaaaactcttttcaaattttcttttcaagtagaattaactttcagtaaattgtgAGTTAatcacactcatttcatttgataaagttgactgttgggttttatagtatatttacatTGTGCATACAGGAGATATCATTAACaaagttagtttttttaattattatttactgcaaCACTGATGATACCAAACTGTACATTTTCCCTTGGCCCAATGAAAGATAAAATTGTATGTCTGTAACATCTTGCTTAAATACAAGAGAAGCTATGGTTTTACTTATTGGACCTCAGTTTGTTAATGAAAAAAATGTGGAATAATCCCTAACTAGATGGATGTTTTGTTAAGCCCTCGTTGCCAGTGAAGAGCTTTGGTTGATTTTATAGAAATCAGTTGTTTGAAGCTCACATATCATACAGACTGAGGTGCACATTTACTATGGGCAATAAGACCCTTGCATGTTgcactgctgactctaatggtAATACGTACTGCCCATGGTAAACATGCAGCATGACTTGTCACGGAACAAAAGACAAGCGCAAATGCTGTTTTCACAactttttggtgcacaaaatttTACTGGACCGTCATATGATTACAGCTGAGCTACTgaggtcacatggaatgttttaaaaTGGTTCCTTTTCTGTTTTCAAATAACACAAATGATTTTAGATTTTGACAATTAGATTTTAGATTTCTTTGCCAATTTTCTATTGACTTTTGGCACAAAATGATGTGTCATGACTCAAATACtgagtaataatagtaataataataatgatattataattattatttataattaaacccAAACCTGATATCTTCAGGTATTCacctgtttattcattcattctgtaaTACAAGGGTGCTGGACAAtagagttgaggatccacgtgcagtttatttacaagatTAGTCAGTGTTTTTGTGTGCTGTATCTACCtatggtccatgtaatcagtctttaatcagctcccagctgtgtgtaaTCAAGGaaaaaccggaacaggtgtgagcgtgtggtgcatgacaggttTTGTAGTTCATTTGGTGACAGGATTGTAATCTATAAgggttagatcactggtgatcgtgacacattcaataattttccttcagtttagttccttcattcatcaggggtcaccacagtggaatgaactgccaacttatccaatatatgttttacacagcagatgcccttccagttgcaacccagtactggaaaacacacataaacaatcattcacacacataactacggacaattttagcttatctgTTTAGCTCACCTGTTTATTGTGGATtatttcaaaacttttcaacttttaactaatatttaaactaatatttaaacTAACTAATAATGCCCCAAGTATCTTCCTATTTGTTGTGATTAGATCTAAGGATTTTTTGCATGTAGGTGGTTAGAGGAATATCCTTAAAGTTTTACTTATTAACTGAGAgcagtttgttaaaataaaatgattagatCTCAATTCAGGCAAAAATGCtaaaactacaacaacaaaaacaatgaatttGTTCACCATATTTCCTTTTCTTAGCTTCTCATGAGGAAAACAAATAGTTCATAAAGAGCTTGCTGATTGAGTACAAGTCAGGGCTGCATTTCCTATTAACGTTCTCTCTTAGTAGACAATCAAGGTGTTTAGCAAAAATGAGTACACTCTcttttgaaaattaaaatttttaacaatttttcatTCAATATAGCCagttattttggtgcatttaaacaaaacagttttataaaacattaaatgataaaacattaaaacattggtTGTGACGACCCCTGGTAatgaagagactaagccgaaaagaaaatgaatgaatgaatgaatgaataaaacattagttAATAAGAGTTTGGCAACTtaatatctttagaaatagaaagtaaaaataaataaataaatgtaattgtatatgtttattaagattttttgctgtttattgtatttaatatttccccCAAGATGATCATTTCGGTGTACTAGTTTTCACACTGTGATCTGTTAGATTACTTCCAGACagttttggctttagtactgattaattaaatgtatagttatatagttatatagttatatttatatatagcttaagtgggctaataTAATAACCTTAAGatgttttttaaagttaaaaaaatgcttttattctagccaaacaaaaacaaataagactttcagaagaaaaatagtataggaaatactgtagaaagattccttgccctgttaaacatcatttgtaaaatatttgaaagacaataataaaaaatgtataatagggctaatcattttgacttcaactgcatatgaagagttcagatgcagaaacctctaagtgccatctgtaattttcttctacaatgagcattttttcacccttttatgtttatgttcagttattttcatgttaaaagctattaaaatAATCTATTCTCTGCCATAaatgtgaaattactgaatcaagatataggaggctgagaaaaatgctaatattaaaCAATTTCAGATGACAACTggaggttttgcatctgaactttaaatatgcacaaatatattactgtaaagcatcatatagaaaatattaatttgaaacaAAGATATGTGTGGGGCGTACATAGATTTTAGATTTCCATCTGCTTGAGGTACAGTATATCTTCCTGTGTGCAACGTTGCCAGGTGAGTGGTCGAACTGCGAGGAACTATTTACTTAATCCTGATTAGTTACACtccttaaaaatatttaatttgtaccAAATTTTTGTACATTAATGCATCATAATCAGCCCCAAAAATTGATAATCTTTATTTAGTAGTCCTGTTAAAACAGATGTCAAATATTAAGAAAAATTGTTTATCTGATACTTCAATTGtctaaaaatgacaaatatagTCTTTCAAACAAATTATAATACTTAACAgaaaagtcaagtcaagttgacTTGTAATTATTTCGTCAAGTTTTGCtacatgttttattgtttttattgtcattttgttACAAAAATGTCTTGTCTCACAGGAACATGATGctacattaataaatataaatatgaacacaacactgtaCAACAAAATATGCAGATTTGTTGAAAgagcaattaaaaaaacataacaatttgCTGGTAATctaactatataaaataaatagttgactatacacataacctaagagaggctatacaagtactttacATATTGTGCATTATTGTGCAGTATATTGCGCAAAATTTATATTTAGGATTAAAGTATTGCTATGTGATTTGTGGTGTGCTAAGaggtaaacatttttattaagtaTTTGTAGAGTTTAAGAAATTGTCTGGtaaatatggaaaaaaacaattttttacaAGTGGTTTGTTtaccccactcacctgtgtgaagcacactcagaattgcacaatgctttttcactccaccaatagctggtgtgtggtgagcgcactggcaccattgtcctgtggctgctgtggaatcatccaagtggatgctgcacactgggggtagtgtggagagaccccctcccCGCCCCTTCattattgtgaagcactttgggtgtatggccatacacaataaatgcgctatataaatacacattacattctaGAGACATGGAGTGTTTGCAAGAAAGTGTttggtgcatatagagagaacATATGTGTTTTCTACGGGTGGCCACTGTCAAGtcatttcagtttttaattatttagctgaacttttaaattaaaatatagtaattgtggaagaaaaattataatttgtGCAACAAAAACTTGTAATTGCTGCAAATTTCCTACTTGTAACAAAAATTTCCACAAACAGCTAAATTAacacattaaaatcaaattatactaATAACGTAAGTCAAATTATAAAGACTGAAACTGAAATAGTTTTTAACTTATAAAAAAGTAATCTGGTACCTCAATCAATAAGCATCAAACATTTGAGAAGGCAATGAAATATTAAACAATTCAGGTTTAATCAAATTACtctcatagtatttgtttttcctactttggaagtcaatgattacaggttttagtctttcttcaaaatataattttgtgcctaacagaagaaagaaacttattaaGGTTTGGAattacttgagggtgagtaaataatgagtaaatcttTTACTGAACCTTTAATGGTGAAattcattgacatccattgtagaaACAAATTAAAGTCAACGACTCCTgctttccaatattcttcaatatttatttgactgttgaatatttatttagttatttgaaaAGAAAGAAAGTGGAGGATGCAAGTGGatttcaattttgggtgagctgtcactttaaaaactagacaaaatgagAAGTTGATGAATCCTTGCTGGGTTTATCAATTGTCATCACAGAAACAGGCTTTCTTCGGGTTTTTACAATAGATCAAGCGGAGAGGCCCAAGTACGTTGAGAAGGTTATATTATTTTTCCATTCCACTCTAATAATATTCATCTTTACATTAGAAACATAAGCTTTACACCTTTCTGGGATATTGTCAGTgcttaaataaaatgtgtaattgATTAATCTTGTCTGAAATATCAGTGGTGACTTTAGTTTGAGTTGCTATCTCTGGAGTATGTTGTGGTATGTTGTCATGATTTTCTGATGttctacatttattaatttaggaTATTCTGATGGCAGGGGCAAAGCCATATTCAGATTTACAACATGCTCCCTATGCTTGTTCCACAGATGTTCACCCTTGAGATATCTCCAGAGTCCATGACCGTTCTCTCCCAAGTTCAACAAATCACCTTTTTGTTTAAGAAGTCAAATCTCACCCTGACAGTcataatttacacatttacaacTGTGTTCACAGGTGCTCACTTGGCCTCCTTAATGTCCTCCATATGTGCTGTTGCATTAATATAACAGTAGAGCCTATATACACAACTGCTTTTCCCTGTAGCCCTCTGAtctcaacacaaaaaaaaataaaaaaaaaaaaaaatagataaaattagGAGAGTTGAATAATAGTTGAATGTTTGGTGTTTAGATTGTCTCTTATTAGGTCTTGAAATGTACATAAGGTcaggtttgtttttatttttttatttttttattttacatttgttatgGGATCTATAAAAACCTCGGTCTGTATTTTGGTCAATCTGGACACATAAAGACCTTAAGTCCAACTAAACTCTTGAACAAGACCCTGCCTGTGAGTTCTGATACTATTCAACCTTTTAACAATCAATGTGTAGAAATCCCTATAACTCTCGTATTTCATTCATGTTATCAATACCATAGCCAACAGACAAAAAGCAACCCAACTACATTTTAACTGAGTACTGTTCCATTAAAATAATGCCTGGCACCAAGTCCCCTTGTGGGATACTTTATCCCCTGTCTCAACTAGAAACAAAAGCTATAAACGCTTCTAAAGAGGAACTGGACAAGGTTCCTCTGCTGGTTTCTTCTTTGTGGCAAAGAAGGATGGTGGCCTGTGTCCTTGCATTGTTAGACACTTCCACTTGTTCCAGCAGCACTAGAACATTGTAGAACTGCCAAATTTCTTCACAAAACTCGAcctctgcactctcagaaaaaaatagtacaatgttgtaccaaagaaggtacaaacccttgtcactggggcagtacctttttatggaagagaattgtaccttaagacaaagaaactaatttgtaacattgtagtttgtacctttaaggacatgatttgtaccatgggaaaccaaaatgtacctttggtttttaaaacctgcagatacaacaTTGTACCTTCATCAGAGATACAAAcgtgatccatgaaggtaccactacagtgacaatacactttgtaccttaacagtgtcaaatgtgttccttcaatgTCTATTTAAAAGGCATTTTGCTATATGCAAAATGCGTCAATTTATTtccagtaaatataaaacattcattcattcattttctttttggcttagtccctttattaatctgggatcgccacagcggaatgaaccaccaacttatccagcatatgttttatgcagcggatgcccttccagctgcaacccattactggacaACActgcaacatccatacacacacatacactacggacaatttagcctacccaattcacctacagcacatgtctttggacttgtgcgggaaatcgacatgcaaactccacacagaaacgccaaccgcgCATTTTCCATTTacattaaagaataataataaaaaaattattaacataaattaaaagatatatttttttatttaaacatttcacacttttcacaaaaatgttacagatatacattctcccatgtacaataaaaacatttttacataatacctttgtaatcactttaaagtacatttaatttacttaatttttataatagaaatagaattatgcaaaagtattgtaagaagatatgcacaatgtttgtttagttttacaatagtaaaatgtctgcatgaacacattgcgtagtggaaagcaaacgccaaaaggtgcggatgtcaataatatctgtatttatcagaaaatgcttaccaaatgtttaataaaaatgccttaaatgtttagtttacaatatctatagttttgttttaccagttgttttgtattgtagaacttaattaatgtttatgagaaTCTTTAAACATatgattttaaataatgattcatgTTGTAACATGGAAATTACTCATACAATCCCTTTGCCCTTCcagtaaaatgtattttcatagatattgtaacaaagaaggagttgtccaatacttatgtacctttttaatgagaacaattgtgtaccttcattttaattgtaccataaaatctacagaacagtatcataagtggacttttctgtaccatataaggtaaaACTTTtgcaaaggtacaaaactgttccttaaggaacattatttgtaccaccgtgcaccttttttttctgagagtgtgcagTGCTTACTACCTGATTAGAATTAAAGAAGGGGATGAATGAAAGACAGCCTTCTGCGCTGGGCATTATGAATATCTTGTAATGCTATTCGAACTGGCCAATGGTCCTTAAGACATTCATCAATGATGTCTTCAGAGACATGCTGAACTATTAGGTTATCGTTTGATCCCTTGATTAACACATCGAATATGTCAGAGCTGTATTAAAATGACTGATAGAACACAAGTTATATTTCAAGTTAAAAAGTGTGAATTTAACCAAACTTCCATTTTCTTTCTGGGTTTCTACAGGTGTAGCCGTGGATCATTTGAAAGTAAAGTCTGCACAACTGGCCAATTCCctaattattttgatttaaagtttGGAATTCCTCGTAAATATCATTTCCCACTAAGAATGAGCAGATTAGGCTACCACATTTTCTAGTATTGATGAAAAAGATAAACGTGCCATCTCTtactttaaactaaaataaaatctgcaaaGCTGTGCTTTTGAACGCGTTTAAAAAACAGTTACAGCTACTAATATGTATTGACGCATGTTGAATGGGCGTGAACTTATTGAAATTTCTGCAATATCCCAAATCGTGTACGCGCATCACCGGCAGCTCTGAACATCACCAGCGCGTGCGCGCAGAGAAGAAATAACCTAACTGGGACGTCGGAGACGCTTGCAATGAAAGACAAAAGCCACAAACCGGAAAAAGAAGTGCCCTCCTGAATGAAATTCAGACGTTTCTGGCGACGGACACATGCAGGTTATTATTACGACTACGTGCGACGCTTCTCGCCGATGTTCCAGATTTCGTTAAATCTGCTCTCGCTCGCCTGCGGAAGATCCATCATTGACATCTTGACAGCTTCACCGCAGATGAGAGGAACACCGGATATACTATTTATGCCCAGACACACCGAGCAGCAATAATGCGTATTCTCGATTTTGCCATAAACACTTATTTTGCCATGTAATCTCAATCTTTTTTTCCTGCACGGAGAACGGAGGAGGAACGGAACAGAGCGTGATTTCTTGTTTCAACGAATGCATTATCATAACGTTTccatcaattatttatttgttttatgttgatcAATTCTGATGTGACGAAAAGACTGATCGGTTCTGGTAGATAGCATCAAGGACGGACACCTCTCTCACATCTTCATTAGCCCACTTCAAATTAGACAGATCTTTATTCATCTCCATTTGAGGACTCGCGGCAGAGGCGCATTTCTGAGGGTGCCGGTGGGGTAGATAGGGGGAGATAGAGACGCCGGAAATAGCAGAAACAAATCACAGGAGGGTAGACGGTTGGGTGCAACGAGGAAAAATGCTACCTTCACAAGAAGCCTCAAAGATTTACCATGACAACTATATGCGTAACTCTCGAGCCATCGGTGTCTTGTGGGCCATCTTCACCATCTGCTTCGCCACCATCAACGTGGTGGTCTTCATCCAGCCTTATTGGATCGGGGACAGCGTGAGTACACCACATGCCGGTTACTTCGGGCTGTTCCATTACTGTGTGGGCGACGGCAACTCGAACCGGGAGCTGATTTGCCAGGGAACATTTTCGGACTTCAGCTCCATCCCGTCCGGCGCGTTTAAGGCGGCCTCATTCTTCGTGCTGCTGTCCATGGTGCTCATTTTGAGCTGCATCGCCTGTATGGCGCTCTTCTTTTTCTGCAACACCGCCACCGTCTACAAAACCTGCGCTTGGATGCAGCTGCTTTGTGGTGAGTATATATATTAGATCGTTGTGGAATGATTACGCATTTGTTTGCCGTACTCCAGATTGATCTCCTACCCACCAAACCCGTGTTAACGGTGGATGCTAGGACTGATGCTCATGGAGCTCTTTGTGGGTGCGTGGTGCGTGTGTTTTCAAGGGGTTCAGTGAAGCTGTCAGTGATCATGCCTGTTATTGGCCTTGCGACTTAAAgtgttattttagatatttttatattctatgtTCGTTTATTTGAATGTACACACTGGCACATGCAGTATCCACAGTATTCTGGGTgcagattttaaaaatgcatttctgttgccttgttttttgttttgttttgttttttacataaaaaactgAATGTGAATGGCTAAAATCAACATTTCTGGTCAGTCGAATCTCTTTTTATATTTGCAGAAGGCCATTTAATGCTTTGAATGGGAATTTCCATACACTGTAAGCCcaaatgttgtctttacttaaacaattaagtaaagttgactgaacataacttaaaatttagcattttgttcctatcacttaaaaatataaattaatttaacttatgtaccatgaaaatgcataaacttaagatttcaagtgtagtgagctcaaaatcatcattaatcctttgaaaaaaataggtaattttcacaaatgtagtcttgactgtaaaattctaatttgTGCAAGCTTTTAAGTGCAAGacctttttttaaaatcagaaaacaaatggcttcagtataattattcatcataatgtgaataaatggttacttttttattttttttattttatttaatcatttttcatagtatattattacacacactgaaaaccctaataagttgactgaactaaattatttGAGataactcgttgcctcaatttagttgagtaatggagtctcccaaaacttgcatattaagtttattttacttgccggtttgtagactatacttaaattgttcagttcaccaaacttagtactaagtttggtgaactgaacagtTTCAGtctaatctacttaagtactaagtttggtgaactgaacaatttaagtatagtctacaaaactaGTAGTAATAAACtacaagtaaaataaacttaaatatgcaagtttgggagactccattactcaattaaattgaggcaacgagtttactcaattaatttagttcagtcaacttattagggttttcagtgtaggACATTTCACTGTTTTTTCGCCTCTCACTTTttcactattactattattactattccCTGGAATTGGGTAATTTGCCTTTCTGAAAAGATAGATGCttgcctgtgcaaaaaaaaaaaaaaaggtgggtgGTTGCCTGGTtttgctgtgtggttgctaaggtgtaatGATGAAAAGACCCGTTTCATGTGATGTTTAGAGAAAGAAACCCTTAGCAGTAGCAAAAGTTGACTTCAGTTATGTCATATTCTGCGTGGTCTCAAAATCTTCGATGGGTTTTTCCACAATTTATGATGGAATAGCAGTCAAAACAGGACAAATGAGAAAATAGTGGCAAAAAATCTGCACCAAtggcaaattctggacctttgtcagtgtgTTAAAAACACACCACAACTAAATCATTTCCCTAATTCCCACATTTAGGTCATAACCTTTTGTGGGGTTTTTGTacaatgtgttttttgtttgtcttcatttatttagtaAGCCTAAATATAGAAACCAGGCCTGCAAGGAGCTGTAGTTTCTTGAACCTACAGTGCTGTAAAAACAACTTAGGTTTGAACAAATCTTTAGCATTGCGAATTGTGATAGGGTGAGTTTGTTGTTTAAACAGGCACAGTTTTTTGGTTCATAATTACCTAGAAAGGAACTCTCTAGAACCACGTCTAATGATTTGTCAAGAGCATTATGCATGAGGGCtaaatgagatttaaaaaaaaaaacattgctcagAAAAAGATTCTGTTACATTGGTGAAGTAGCCATTTCCCAGTCCTCAAGAATTGTGAAATAATACCACTTTTGTTTAACATT
Above is a window of Danio aesculapii chromosome 6, fDanAes4.1, whole genome shotgun sequence DNA encoding:
- the lhfpl4a gene encoding LHFPL tetraspan subfamily member 4 protein isoform X2, which encodes MLPSQEASKIYHDNYMRNSRAIGVLWAIFTICFATINVVVFIQPYWIGDSVSTPHAGYFGLFHYCVGDGNSNRELICQGTFSDFSSIPSGAFKAASFFVLLSMVLILSCIACMALFFFCNTATVYKTCAWMQLLCAVCLVLGCLIFPDGWDAEVIRDMCGEETGKYTLGNCSVRWAYILAIIGILDALILSFLAFVLGNRQNDFMHDEIKAENKD
- the lhfpl4a gene encoding LHFPL tetraspan subfamily member 4 protein isoform X1; the encoded protein is MLPSQEASKIYHDNYMRNSRAIGVLWAIFTICFATINVVVFIQPYWIGDSVSTPHAGYFGLFHYCVGDGNSNRELICQGTFSDFSSIPSGAFKAASFFVLLSMVLILSCIACMALFFFCNTATVYKTCAWMQLLCAVCLVLGCLIFPDGWDAEVIRDMCGEETGKYTLGNCSVRWAYILAIIGILDALILSFLAFVLGNRQNDFMHDEIKAENKGKV